A single window of Candidatus Rhabdochlamydia oedothoracis DNA harbors:
- a CDS encoding 2-oxoglutarate dehydrogenase E1 component, with protein MTFSSLSIPNLCFIDDLYQKFIDDPFQMEPSWRAFFQGMHLGLSQSIRGLDQEQRIQHLIDAYRKYGYLLACFNPLKPPPDIIYALDLKTLGFTTNELNVPFPTCNLLKEEQAPLKDILDELKKIYCSKIGIEYMDLRNHELEIWIQNRFESSFTLRKQQKILILKDLNKAELFESFLNTKYVGQKRFSLEGAETLIPMLSFLMEQASLSGIDEVVLGMAHRGRLNVLANIIHKDYFSIFREFDENYINEEFEGSRDVKYHQGAQGTFTTSLGKNISITLAANPSHLESIDPVVEGMSYAKAEISKKDVIPVLIHGDASFSGQGVVYETMQLCKLNGYQTRGTIHLIINNQIGFTTNPEEARSTPYCSDLAKTFNCPVFHVNAEDPEGCIRAIILSMEIRLKFGCDVFIDLNCYRKYGHNESDEPLFSQPLLYAKIKERKSIRTVFFHNLLRENIIQEKDIKNLEENFKKQLQEALQTTSPPVARKKPQEFIPLSEMDTKISLKVLGEIAKGLYTYPSDLNLNPKIKRLLQEREQMLQSDPKLVSLDWGTAEQLAYASLLSQKIALRFSGQDVCRGTFSHRHAVLIDQLNEKRYFPLNHITESQAECAFFNSPLSEYAVLGFEFGFSLASSKALVIWEAQFGDFANGAQIILDQYLAPSEQKWGIVSNVVLMLPHGYEGQGPEHSSARIERFLQLAAQDNLRVANCSTPAQLFHLLRAQALCPIKKPLVLFTPKALLRNAACRSSLNDLAAGRFYEVLEDPLLEKDAKLLLFCSGKVYYELILEREKQNQQCAIIRLEQLYPFPKNIVQKILAKHPNASCRFVQEEPSNMGAWESLRFAFDELLGTKSAIEYIGRQRSASPAVGSYAVHKQQLEELLKKAFA; from the coding sequence ATGACTTTTTCTTCCCTTTCTATTCCCAACCTATGCTTTATAGATGATCTTTATCAAAAATTCATAGACGATCCCTTCCAAATGGAACCTTCTTGGCGTGCTTTTTTTCAAGGAATGCACCTAGGATTAAGCCAATCCATTAGAGGATTAGACCAGGAACAAAGGATTCAGCATCTCATAGACGCTTATCGCAAATATGGCTATTTATTAGCCTGTTTTAATCCTCTTAAGCCCCCTCCTGATATTATCTATGCATTGGACCTCAAGACACTTGGATTTACGACAAATGAGCTAAATGTGCCCTTTCCTACCTGCAACCTTTTGAAAGAAGAACAAGCCCCTTTAAAAGACATTCTTGATGAGCTCAAAAAAATCTATTGTTCTAAGATCGGTATAGAATATATGGATCTTAGAAACCATGAACTAGAAATATGGATCCAAAATAGATTTGAATCTTCATTTACACTGCGTAAACAGCAAAAGATACTTATTTTAAAAGATTTAAACAAAGCCGAGTTATTTGAATCTTTTCTGAATACAAAATACGTAGGACAAAAGCGATTTTCTTTAGAAGGAGCAGAAACTCTGATTCCCATGTTATCTTTTTTAATGGAGCAAGCGTCTTTAAGTGGTATAGATGAAGTAGTCCTTGGCATGGCGCATAGAGGTAGGCTCAATGTACTAGCCAATATTATTCACAAAGACTATTTCTCTATTTTTAGAGAGTTTGATGAAAATTATATTAATGAGGAATTTGAAGGCTCTAGGGATGTAAAATATCATCAAGGCGCACAAGGGACCTTTACTACCTCTTTGGGGAAAAATATCTCGATTACCCTTGCTGCAAACCCCAGCCATCTTGAATCGATAGATCCGGTAGTAGAAGGAATGAGCTACGCTAAAGCAGAGATTAGTAAAAAAGATGTGATCCCCGTTCTTATTCACGGAGATGCCTCTTTTAGTGGCCAGGGTGTGGTCTATGAAACCATGCAACTTTGTAAATTAAACGGCTACCAGACAAGAGGTACTATTCATCTTATTATCAATAATCAAATCGGCTTTACCACAAACCCTGAAGAAGCACGCTCTACCCCTTATTGCTCAGATCTTGCAAAAACATTTAATTGTCCTGTTTTTCATGTAAATGCAGAAGATCCCGAAGGATGTATAAGGGCTATTATTCTTAGCATGGAAATACGACTTAAATTTGGATGCGATGTGTTTATCGATCTTAATTGTTATCGTAAGTACGGTCATAACGAAAGCGATGAACCTCTTTTTTCGCAACCACTTCTCTATGCTAAAATTAAAGAGAGAAAATCCATTCGCACTGTATTTTTTCATAACTTGCTTCGAGAAAATATCATTCAAGAAAAGGACATAAAGAACTTAGAAGAAAACTTTAAAAAGCAGCTTCAAGAAGCTTTGCAAACAACATCTCCTCCTGTTGCTAGGAAAAAACCACAAGAGTTTATTCCTTTATCAGAAATGGATACTAAAATTTCTTTAAAAGTATTAGGAGAGATCGCTAAAGGACTTTATACCTATCCAAGCGATCTAAATCTTAATCCTAAAATTAAACGACTTCTCCAAGAAAGAGAGCAAATGTTACAAAGCGACCCTAAATTAGTCTCTTTAGATTGGGGAACAGCGGAACAGCTCGCCTATGCAAGCTTACTATCTCAGAAAATCGCTTTGCGATTTTCTGGTCAAGATGTTTGCCGAGGAACATTTTCTCATAGACATGCTGTACTTATTGATCAACTCAATGAAAAACGTTATTTTCCACTCAATCATATTACAGAGTCTCAAGCTGAATGTGCATTTTTTAACTCCCCTTTATCAGAATACGCTGTTCTAGGATTTGAGTTTGGATTTAGTTTAGCCTCTTCTAAGGCCTTAGTTATTTGGGAGGCACAGTTTGGTGATTTCGCAAATGGTGCTCAGATTATTCTCGATCAGTATTTAGCTCCTTCAGAACAAAAATGGGGAATAGTATCCAATGTAGTTCTGATGCTTCCTCATGGTTATGAGGGACAAGGACCAGAACACTCCTCTGCGCGTATAGAGCGTTTTTTGCAATTAGCTGCTCAAGATAATTTAAGAGTTGCTAATTGCTCTACCCCTGCACAGCTTTTTCATCTTCTGCGAGCACAGGCTCTATGTCCTATAAAAAAACCTTTAGTTCTTTTTACGCCTAAAGCTTTATTGCGTAATGCTGCATGTAGATCCAGTTTAAATGATCTTGCAGCAGGAAGATTTTATGAAGTTCTAGAAGATCCCCTCCTAGAAAAAGATGCGAAGTTACTGCTGTTTTGCAGTGGAAAAGTCTATTACGAGCTCATTCTAGAGAGAGAAAAACAAAATCAACAATGCGCAATCATACGTTTAGAACAGCTATACCCTTTCCCTAAAAATATCGTCCAAAAAATTTTAGCTAAACATCCTAATGCTAGCTGTCGTTTTGTGCAGGAAGAGCCCAGCAATATGGGTGCTTGGGAGTCTTTGCGCTTTGCATTTGACGAGCTACTTGGAACAAAAAGCGCAATCGAGTATATCGGAAGACAAAGAAGCGCATCGCCTGCTGTAGGCTCGTATGCCGTACATAAACAACAATTAGAAGAGCTGCTTAAAAAAGCTTTTGCTTAA
- the lpdA gene encoding dihydrolipoyl dehydrogenase, with amino-acid sequence MDAFDLIIIGAGPGGYVAAIRAAQLGLKTACIDKRKELGGTCLHVGCIPSKSLLSSSELLWNIKEISAANGIIIAQPSINFTKMMTRKTQIIQSFSQGITSLFKKHKISSYVGEASFLSSTEVLVKNASQATQLQARFILIATGSKPIELPFLPFDEKQILSSTGALSLKEIPKDLLIIGAGVIGVELGSVYNRLGTKVQIIEFLDQICTGFDHQLILELKKDLEKQGINFYLSSKVMGAKIASNQISLQVEQKSFSAEKVLVAIGRRPYTQGLGLEKIGVKISPKGFIETDGIFRSNIPNIFAIGDVVEGPMLAHKASEEGIAAVEIMAGHRPQLNYMAIPNVVYTHPEMASVGLTEEEAKKYHLIPKIGSFPFKANSRAKCTGETQGFVKIVTEEKSKRIIGVHIIGTHASELIAEAAIAIQKSLCIKDLINTPYAHPTLSEAIREAALDVEKRALHK; translated from the coding sequence ATGGATGCATTTGATCTAATTATCATAGGTGCTGGGCCTGGCGGGTATGTAGCTGCAATAAGAGCTGCTCAACTGGGATTAAAAACGGCGTGTATCGATAAACGAAAAGAATTAGGAGGAACGTGTCTACATGTAGGTTGTATCCCTTCTAAATCACTTTTATCTTCCTCTGAACTACTATGGAATATAAAAGAAATAAGCGCTGCAAATGGAATTATTATTGCTCAACCATCGATTAATTTTACGAAAATGATGACTCGTAAAACACAAATTATCCAATCTTTTAGCCAAGGAATTACAAGCTTATTTAAAAAACACAAGATTAGTTCTTATGTAGGAGAAGCTAGTTTTCTATCCTCTACTGAAGTTTTAGTTAAAAATGCAAGTCAAGCAACCCAACTACAAGCGCGATTTATTCTTATCGCTACAGGCTCAAAGCCTATTGAGCTTCCCTTTTTACCCTTTGATGAAAAACAAATTCTCTCCTCTACCGGGGCACTCTCTCTTAAAGAAATCCCTAAAGATCTACTCATAATAGGCGCAGGTGTAATTGGAGTAGAACTAGGATCTGTCTACAATAGACTAGGAACGAAAGTACAAATCATTGAATTTCTTGATCAAATTTGTACAGGATTTGATCATCAACTTATCTTGGAGCTTAAAAAAGATCTGGAAAAACAAGGCATTAACTTTTATCTCTCTTCTAAAGTCATGGGTGCAAAAATTGCGTCCAATCAAATTTCTTTACAAGTAGAACAAAAATCTTTTTCAGCGGAAAAAGTTTTGGTCGCCATTGGAAGACGGCCTTATACCCAAGGGCTTGGTCTTGAAAAGATAGGAGTAAAAATATCTCCTAAAGGATTCATTGAAACCGATGGAATCTTTCGCAGCAATATCCCAAATATTTTTGCTATTGGAGACGTCGTTGAAGGTCCTATGCTTGCACATAAAGCATCTGAAGAAGGCATTGCAGCTGTTGAAATTATGGCAGGCCATAGGCCTCAACTTAACTACATGGCTATTCCCAATGTTGTCTATACCCATCCAGAAATGGCATCAGTGGGATTAACAGAAGAAGAAGCTAAAAAATATCACCTTATACCAAAAATAGGGAGCTTTCCCTTCAAAGCCAACTCAAGGGCAAAGTGCACAGGAGAAACACAAGGATTTGTAAAGATTGTTACGGAAGAGAAAAGCAAAAGGATTATAGGGGTGCATATTATAGGAACACATGCCTCTGAGTTAATTGCAGAAGCAGCTATTGCTATACAAAAAAGTTTATGTATAAAAGACTTGATTAACACTCCTTATGCTCATCCTACTCTATCAGAGGCAATAAGAGAAGCTGCTTTAGATGTAGAAAAAAGAGCACTTCACAAATAA
- a CDS encoding ISAs1 family transposase, with amino-acid sequence MKILLDNSIAIDGKTLCGSGNKTIDPIHMVSAFASEQSLVLGHLKCSGKGKELETIQSLLTILNIKGVVVTIDAAGCHKIVVEQICSQGGDYVIALKGNQDHLHAEAHNFFEQAQDVIPEEASCDYWRSEKCTRGRSEIREVWATEKLDWLPQRQIWKKLHSLICVKVQKKSQERNSCEIRYFISSLPTNTERLAKEVRNHWSIENKLHWQLDVNFREDLSRVRKGNGAENLSIARRATLNLLQKDKTSKVSLRKRRFIASCRKDYLLDLVGAKEILHA; translated from the coding sequence ATGAAGATTTTGCTTGATAACAGTATTGCCATTGACGGCAAGACATTATGCGGTTCTGGTAATAAGACAATAGATCCTATCCATATGGTAAGCGCTTTTGCTTCTGAGCAAAGTCTTGTGTTAGGACATCTTAAATGTTCTGGAAAAGGAAAGGAACTAGAGACCATTCAAAGCCTTCTTACTATATTAAATATTAAAGGAGTTGTTGTAACAATCGATGCAGCCGGTTGTCACAAAATAGTAGTAGAACAGATTTGTTCCCAGGGAGGAGATTATGTTATTGCTCTTAAAGGCAATCAAGACCACTTACATGCAGAAGCTCATAACTTTTTTGAACAAGCGCAGGACGTTATACCGGAAGAAGCTAGCTGTGATTATTGGCGGTCTGAAAAATGTACTCGAGGACGTAGTGAGATAAGAGAAGTATGGGCGACTGAGAAATTAGATTGGTTACCTCAGCGTCAGATTTGGAAGAAGCTGCATAGCTTGATATGCGTAAAAGTACAGAAGAAATCGCAAGAGAGGAATAGCTGTGAAATTCGGTATTTTATTTCAAGTCTACCTACTAACACAGAACGTCTTGCAAAGGAAGTGCGTAATCACTGGAGCATCGAAAACAAATTGCATTGGCAACTTGATGTTAATTTCCGAGAGGATTTAAGTCGTGTTAGAAAAGGAAATGGAGCTGAAAATCTATCTATAGCCCGACGGGCTACTTTGAATCTTTTACAAAAAGATAAGACAAGCAAGGTCAGTTTACGTAAACGGCGCTTCATTGCATCATGTCGTAAAGATTATTTATTAGATCTAGTAGGTGCAAAGGAAATTCTTCATGCGTAA
- the sucB gene encoding dihydrolipoyllysine-residue succinyltransferase yields the protein MASEIKIPNMGESVSEATISNILKSSGSFVKQDEEILELETDKVNQVLYAPESGELTLQVKKGDIVKIGQVIGTINPPTVEQTLKSSDKKPPKPIEPAFPPPSNGKAKFTTSDFVSSLQQSTVSPQPTPIVEKEANTSRKQMSSLRKIIAQRLVEVKNTTAMLTTFNEVDMSSVIAIRQKEQESFQKKYGIKLGFMSFFIKACVAALKEIPEINAYIDKEDIVFVQSYDICVAVSTDRGLMVPVIRSCEQHNFGEIEMQLSAFAQKARDGSISVDDLKGGSFTITNGGVFGSLLSTPILNPPQSAILGMHSIVKRPVVIDDEIVIRPMMYLALSYDHRLIDGKQAVLFLKHIKQTLEEPSRLLLDL from the coding sequence ATGGCAAGCGAGATTAAAATCCCTAATATGGGTGAATCTGTTTCCGAAGCAACCATTAGCAACATCCTTAAATCATCTGGTAGTTTTGTTAAACAAGATGAAGAAATTTTAGAATTAGAAACAGATAAGGTAAATCAAGTTTTGTATGCTCCTGAAAGCGGAGAATTAACCTTACAGGTTAAAAAAGGAGATATCGTTAAGATAGGACAAGTAATTGGGACGATTAATCCTCCAACTGTAGAGCAAACACTTAAATCTTCTGATAAAAAACCACCTAAACCAATAGAGCCTGCTTTTCCTCCTCCTTCAAATGGAAAAGCCAAATTTACTACATCTGATTTTGTTTCTAGCTTGCAACAATCCACAGTTTCTCCTCAACCCACTCCTATTGTAGAAAAAGAAGCGAACACTTCTCGTAAACAAATGAGTTCTTTACGCAAAATCATTGCGCAAAGGCTTGTAGAAGTTAAGAACACAACAGCTATGTTAACCACCTTTAACGAAGTGGATATGAGCAGTGTAATTGCTATCAGACAGAAAGAGCAGGAATCTTTTCAAAAAAAATATGGGATTAAACTGGGTTTTATGTCTTTTTTTATCAAAGCTTGTGTTGCAGCTTTAAAAGAGATTCCCGAAATTAATGCCTATATTGATAAGGAAGATATAGTCTTTGTTCAAAGCTATGATATCTGTGTTGCAGTTTCTACAGATCGTGGTCTAATGGTTCCTGTCATTAGATCTTGTGAACAGCATAATTTTGGAGAAATTGAAATGCAACTGAGCGCTTTTGCTCAAAAAGCACGCGATGGTTCCATCAGCGTAGATGACTTAAAAGGAGGCAGCTTTACAATTACCAATGGAGGTGTTTTTGGATCTCTTTTATCAACCCCTATTCTTAACCCCCCTCAAAGTGCCATTTTAGGAATGCACTCTATTGTTAAACGTCCTGTTGTCATCGATGACGAAATTGTTATCCGTCCTATGATGTATCTAGCGCTCAGCTATGATCATCGTTTAATTGATGGCAAACAAGCTGTGCTTTTTTTAAAGCACATTAAGCAAACATTAGAAGAACCTTCTCGCTTACTTCTCGACTTATAA